From Caretta caretta isolate rCarCar2 chromosome 9, rCarCar1.hap1, whole genome shotgun sequence, one genomic window encodes:
- the PAQR9 gene encoding LOW QUALITY PROTEIN: membrane progestin receptor epsilon (The sequence of the model RefSeq protein was modified relative to this genomic sequence to represent the inferred CDS: deleted 4 bases in 2 codons), whose translation MLGGRRRRRRRSTNPLQFLLRRRRGKRLFLRRLTSPAPPARRLRLRGPKGALSSPHRPRRHPRSGAAPRLGEGAGEGGTMPGGRAAKDQAPPPPPSAPLLRWDEVPDDFVECFILSGYRRLHCSAQECLASVLQPTNETLNFWTHFIPLLLFLSKFCRLFFLSGAGELPFHHPFLLPLWCYASGVLLTFAMSCTAHVFSCLSLRLRAAFFYLDYASISYYGFASTVAYSYYLLPGLRLLDARAMSRYLQQRLGWQLDCSLPIALYSALVLPVAFVLAVTCTVACCKSRSEWCAYPFAIRTFVFAMPLSMACPIMLESFLFDLRGQNPTLFVYFYRRYFWLLVAAFFNVSKIPERIQPGLFDIIGHSHQLFHIFTFLSIYDQMYYLEEGLLQFLKSPPASPTFLGTIGYMLLLMLCLGMVIRKFLNVADLCKQD comes from the exons atgctgggggggaggaggaggaggaggaggagaagcacaAATCCACTGCAATTCCTCCTCCGGCGGCGGCGGGGAAAGCGGCTTTTCCTTCGCCGGCTTACATCACCAGCCCCG CCGGCTCGGCGGCTGCGGCTCCGGGGCCCCAAAggcgccctctcctccccccaccgc CCCCGCCGCCACCCCCGCAGCGGAGCAGCGCCGCGGCTGGgcgagggggctggggaggggggcaccaTGCCTGGAGGCCGGGCAGCCAAGGACCAGgcgcctccccctcctccctctgcccccctacTGCGCTGGGACGAGGTGCCCGATGACTTCGTGGAGTGCTTCATCCTGTCGGGCTACCGGCGGCTGCACTGCAGCGCCCAGGAGTGCCTGGCCTCGGTGCTGCAGCCCACCAACGAGACGCTCAACTTCTGGACCCACTTCatccccctgctcctcttcctgagCAAGTTCTGCCGGCTCTTCTTCCTGAGCGGGGCCGGCGAGCTGCCCTTCCACcaccccttcctgctgcccctctgGTGCTACGCCTCGGGCGTCCTGCTCACGTTTGCCATGAGCTGCACGGCCCATGTGTTCAGCTGCCTCTCGCTGCGCCTGCGCGCTGCCTTCTTCTACCTGGACTACGCCTCCATCAGCTACTACGGCTTCGCCAGCACCGTGGCTTATTCCTACTACCTGCTGCCCGGCCTGCGCCTGCTGGACGCGCGGGCCATGAGCCGCTACCTGCAGCAGCGCCTGGGCTGGCAGCTGGACTGCAGCCTCCCCATCGCCCTCTACAGCGCCCTGGTGCTGCCGGTCGCCTTTGTGCTGGCCGTCACCTGCACCGTGGCGTGCTGCAAGAGCCGCTCCGAGTGGTGCGCCTACCCCTTCGCCATCCGGACCTTCGTCTTCGCCATGCCCCTCAGCATGGCCTGCCCCATCATGCTGGAGAGCTTCCTCTTCGATCTGCGGGGGCAGAACCCCACCCTCTTCGTCTACTTCTACAGGCGCTACTTCTGGCTCCTGGTGGCCGCCTTCTTCAACGTCAGCAAGATCCCCGAGAGGATCCAGCCGGGGCTGTTTGACATCATCGGGCACAGCCACCAGCTCTTCCACATCTTCACCTTCCTCAGCATCTATGACCAGATGTACTATCTAGAAGAAGGGCTGTTGCAGTTCCTCAAATCCCCACCTGCCTCCCCTACCTTCCTAGGCACCATTGGATATATGCTGCTCTTAATGCTTTGCCTGGGAATGGTCATAAGGAAATTTTTGAACGTTGCAGATCTCTGCAAACAGGACTAA
- the LOC125642131 gene encoding uncharacterized protein LOC125642131: protein MLLSAKLWPPGVLLEWPQKKGADPWMPGAVPPGNTIPELELMLDQYALINSPNKVGLDLAAAWLLWQAGWQWQAAKSQLAIEIDSLKDQCNELEKERDMWMAQTLTASAQASSLSVAAVQAATAEEERQRVETENATLSQAVTCLKDLVLEGSAWENRVRGAYSAWVAAIGVKAQGDAGPYDDWDRDIWFDLDPLDPDPRWPNPRHHVAAVQRVVQNYGPAPAGRKAAPSTGHTVAETKLTLKQAIELAKTPEGKWVHHGQLKDQGLPRQEHCSNLFLSFYLSASKLEHQESWYQLTSYRNTMVIVLRQSLYCMFCVCLWWVSCASIGPRERGDTTLDRINAFSSLCFPHLQPNYHSHPPLSKRLWSPIHQVYFLLGSLIIILLLSFVIDTFVLLVTFSCIVNSTFQLWYSYKSYLLCVLKG from the coding sequence atgctgctttctgccaaactctggccGCCTGGGGTGTTGTTAGAATGGCCCCAAAAGAAAGGGGCAGACCCCTGGATGCCAGGGGCAGTTCCACCTGGGAATACAATTCCTGAACTAGAGCTCATGTTGGATCAATATGCACTTATAAACAGTCCCAATAAGGTGGGACTGGATCTTGCAGCTGCCTGGCTCCTGTGGCAAGCAGGCTGGCAATGGCAGGCAGCAAAGAGTCAGCTCGCCATTGAAATAGATTCACTCAAGGACCAATGTAATGAGTTGGAGAAGGAACGGGATATGTGGATGGCGCAGACTTTGACTGCTAGCGCCCAGGCTTCTTCCCTCTCTGTGGCAGCAGTACAGGCAGCCACagcagaggaggagaggcagcGGGTGGAAACAGAGAATGCCACTCTGAGCCAGGCAGTTACCTGCCTGAAGGATCTGGTCCTGGAGGGGTCCGCCTGGGAGAACAGGGTCCGTGGGGCTTATTCAGCCTGGGTTGCTGCCATTGGGGTGAAAGCCCAGGGGGATGCAGGACCATATGATGATTGGGACAGGGATATCTGGTTTGATCTGGATCCCCTGGATCCGGACCCCAGATGGCCAAACCCCAGACACCATGTTGCAGCAGTCCAGAGGGTGGTCCAAAACTATGGGCCTGCACCCGCAGGAAGAAAGGCAGCTCCAAGTACTGGACACACTGTGGCAGAGACCAAGTTGACTCTCAAGCAAGCAATAGAGTTAGCAAAAACCCCGGAGGGAAAATGGGTACACCACGGACAACTCAAAGATCAGGGTCTGCCGCGGCAGGAGCACTGTTCTAATTTGTTTCTGAGCTTCTATCTTTCAGCCTCCAAACTGGAACATCAGGAGAGCTGGTACCAGCTGACGAGTTATAGAAATACCATGGTTATAGTGTTGCGGCAAAGTCTGTATTGCATGTTCTGTGTCTGTCTCTGGTGGGTGTCTTGTGCTAGCATTGGGCCCAGAGAGAGAGGGGATACTACACTAGACAGGATAAATGcattttcctctctctgcttcccccatCTCCAACCAAATTATCACTCACATCCACCTCTGTCCAAAAGACTTTGGTCCCCAATAcatcaggtttattttttgttaGGTTCTCTAATAATCATTTTACTGTTAAGTTTTGTTATTGATACATTTGTATTGTTAGTTACATTTTCTTGTATTGTTAATTCCACTTTCCAACTGTGGTACTCCTACAAATCTTATTTGTTGTGTGTACTTAAGGGTTAG